The Novosphingobium humi DNA window GATGGCGGTGGCCGAACGGGGATCGGGGTCGAAACGCAACAGCACCAGCTTTGGCGCGCTCCATCCAGCCGGCTTTTTCAAACTGGCCGCAGGCCGCCGGAATCGGCCCAGCCAGGCCATCGCCGGACCGGCAACAGCGGCGCTATCATAGCCCGGACGCGCCACAACCGCAATCGGCATAGCGCGGGCGATGTCGCGCCAGCGCCGCCAGCGGTGAAATTGCGCCAGATTGTCGGCGCCCATGATCCACGTGAAACATTTCGTGGGCCAGCGGCGACGAATCCGCGCCAAAGTATCAACAGTATAACGCGTGCCCAATTCACGCTCGATGGCCGAGACGCGGATCGGGGCGCGCCGCGCCTGCGCCCGCGCCGAGGCCACGCGCGCGGGCAGGGGGGCCATGCCCGCCTGCGGCTTCAACGGATTTCCCGGAGACACCAGCCACCACACCTCATCCAGCCCCAGCGCGGCAAGCGTCATGAGGCTGATGCGGCGATGGCCCCCATGGGCGGGATTGAAGCTCCCGCCCATAAGGCCGATGCGATGCGCTGGCGTTTTCAGGGGCGAACCTGCCCGGTTCCACGCACCTGCCACTTATAGGTGGTCAACCCTTCGAGAGCGACCGGGCCGCGCGCGTGCAGACGCCCCGTGGCAATGCCGATTTCCGCGCCAAGCCCGAACTCGCCGCCATCGGCAAATTGCGTGCTGGCGTTGACCATGACGATCGCGCTGTCCACCCGCTGGAGGAATTCCTCGGCGGCGGCGGCGTCAGCCGTGATGATCGCATCGGTGTGATGGCTGGAATGGCGGGCGATATGATCAATCCCGGCCTCAAGCCCATCGACCACGGCCACCGAGAGGATGGCATCGAGATATTCGGTGTCCCAATCGGCCTCGCTGGCGGGCAGAATGCGGGGGTCGAGCGCGCGGGCGCGGGCATCGCCGCGCAATTCGCAGCCCTTGTCGAGCAGCG harbors:
- a CDS encoding nicotinate-nucleotide adenylyltransferase yields the protein MGGSFNPAHGGHRRISLMTLAALGLDEVWWLVSPGNPLKPQAGMAPLPARVASARAQARRAPIRVSAIERELGTRYTVDTLARIRRRWPTKCFTWIMGADNLAQFHRWRRWRDIARAMPIAVVARPGYDSAAVAGPAMAWLGRFRRPAASLKKPAGWSAPKLVLLRFDPDPRSATAIRQANPTWAKGAIASSLRDGLTRRKIAPWGRA